The following proteins are co-located in the Polymorphospora rubra genome:
- a CDS encoding DUF1622 domain-containing protein, giving the protein MTTLVGYASLACVAAGIVAAGVVLLVSRSGRLALRVALDLWVAAGLLRLALPPQWDQLLGTAAIIAVRQLVTVALTPRGGDPG; this is encoded by the coding sequence GTGACGACCCTCGTCGGATATGCCTCCCTGGCCTGCGTGGCGGCGGGGATCGTCGCCGCCGGAGTCGTGCTGCTGGTGTCCCGCAGCGGTCGCCTGGCGCTGCGGGTGGCCCTCGACCTGTGGGTCGCGGCGGGGTTGCTCCGACTCGCCCTGCCACCGCAGTGGGACCAGCTCCTCGGCACGGCGGCGATCATCGCGGTCCGGCAACTGGTCACCGTGGCCCTGACGCCGCGCGGCGGCGACCCGGGCTGA
- a CDS encoding DNA-binding protein — translation MSRKQEPRDAGRADQRQAGREREARDRLLDAGADELAPRPWRPPPVPASAVDLAHFALWRSTDLDRESMLAALTLLPAARAEVDELEAGLLFAARSAGLTWAQMAQAIGLGSPQACQQRYERLTTRRDAAP, via the coding sequence ATGTCACGCAAGCAGGAACCCCGGGACGCGGGCCGGGCCGACCAGCGCCAGGCCGGGCGCGAGCGGGAGGCGCGCGACCGCCTCCTCGACGCGGGCGCCGACGAACTCGCGCCCCGCCCGTGGCGCCCCCCGCCCGTGCCGGCCTCCGCGGTCGACCTCGCCCACTTCGCCCTGTGGCGCTCCACGGACCTGGACCGGGAGAGCATGCTGGCCGCGCTCACGCTGCTGCCGGCCGCGCGGGCCGAGGTCGACGAACTCGAGGCCGGGCTGCTGTTCGCGGCCAGGAGCGCGGGACTCACCTGGGCACAGATGGCGCAGGCGATCGGCCTCGGCTCTCCCCAGGCCTGCCAGCAGCGATACGAGCGGCTCACGACCAGACGGGACGCGGCCCCGTGA
- a CDS encoding DUF6891 domain-containing protein yields MSKWIYNDRPDGVRFLTDRISEPGRTEIEDEIWARIVHGEDDADEFVDAFDLEEARHGATDEELAAAYEQAVAARRVQQRGWGEVRSNLSRAFTELNELGVLAREDFTCCGTCAAAEIHDERDESRHWHGYLWFHRQDTESLVASADGSVYLGFGAYPPEDFDQDAYDALPEAEQQARYQADLERVLDEIAFPVLRGHGMRVEWNRSQSTRILVTGAHWYAPLT; encoded by the coding sequence GTGAGTAAGTGGATCTACAACGACCGTCCGGACGGCGTCAGGTTCCTGACCGACCGGATCTCCGAACCGGGCCGCACCGAGATCGAAGACGAGATCTGGGCCCGGATCGTCCACGGCGAGGACGACGCCGACGAGTTCGTCGACGCCTTCGACCTTGAGGAGGCGCGTCACGGCGCCACCGACGAGGAACTCGCGGCGGCCTACGAGCAGGCGGTGGCCGCCCGGCGCGTCCAGCAGCGCGGGTGGGGTGAGGTGCGAAGCAACCTGAGCCGCGCCTTCACCGAACTCAACGAGCTCGGCGTCCTGGCGCGGGAGGACTTCACCTGCTGCGGCACCTGCGCCGCCGCCGAGATCCACGACGAGCGCGACGAGTCCCGGCACTGGCACGGCTACCTCTGGTTCCACCGGCAGGACACCGAGTCGCTGGTCGCCAGCGCGGACGGCTCGGTCTATCTCGGCTTCGGCGCCTATCCGCCGGAGGACTTCGACCAGGACGCCTACGACGCCCTGCCGGAGGCCGAGCAGCAGGCCCGCTACCAGGCCGACCTCGAACGTGTGCTGGACGAGATCGCCTTCCCGGTGCTCCGCGGCCACGGCATGCGGGTGGAGTGGAACCGCAGCCAGTCCACGCGGATCCTGGTCACCGGCGCCCACTGGTACGCGCCGTTGACCTGA
- a CDS encoding WxL protein peptidoglycan domain-containing protein: protein MRHRWLPALLAAALLGVPTPVAAAPEPSSPAGADPGITWAVQPSDASGPTGRSYFVYDAAPGQRIDDQIAVRNLGRTPLTLHLYGTDAFTTDDGSFGLLPASQPPTGVGTWATIGEDRVVVPPGRHVVVPFHLVVPADASPGDHAGGLIASVATVGTTADGQRVNVDRRVAARVYLRVAGPLTPALQIETLRVTSHVPLNPLDRGTVEVRYRLRNTGNVRIAGTGSVAVSGPFRWELARTGTVDVPELLPGGVTEVTERITGLPAAGRLDIAVHVTPSTMDVPLSTVTRTHGVWAVPWVLLVLGLLAAALAVGAIRRRRPGTTRPAAPATTDGPVAATATPAGRAG from the coding sequence ATGCGGCACCGTTGGCTGCCAGCACTCCTCGCGGCCGCGCTGCTCGGCGTACCGACGCCGGTGGCCGCGGCGCCCGAACCGTCCAGCCCCGCCGGCGCCGATCCCGGAATCACCTGGGCGGTCCAGCCCTCGGACGCCTCCGGCCCCACCGGACGCAGCTACTTCGTCTACGACGCCGCTCCCGGGCAACGCATCGACGACCAGATCGCGGTGCGCAACCTCGGCCGGACACCGCTGACCCTCCACCTGTACGGCACCGACGCGTTCACCACCGACGACGGAAGCTTCGGTCTGCTGCCGGCGAGCCAGCCCCCGACCGGCGTGGGCACCTGGGCGACGATCGGCGAAGACCGGGTCGTGGTGCCGCCCGGTCGGCACGTCGTCGTCCCCTTCCATCTCGTCGTCCCCGCCGACGCCAGCCCCGGCGACCACGCCGGCGGCCTCATCGCCTCGGTGGCGACCGTCGGCACGACCGCCGACGGCCAGCGGGTCAACGTCGACCGGCGGGTCGCCGCCCGGGTCTACCTGCGGGTCGCCGGACCGCTGACCCCCGCCCTGCAGATCGAGACGCTGCGCGTCACCAGCCACGTCCCGCTCAACCCGCTCGACCGCGGCACCGTGGAGGTGCGGTACCGGCTGCGCAACACCGGCAACGTCCGCATCGCCGGCACCGGGAGCGTCGCCGTCAGCGGGCCGTTCCGGTGGGAGCTGGCCCGGACCGGCACGGTCGACGTGCCGGAACTGCTGCCCGGTGGGGTCACCGAGGTGACCGAGCGGATCACCGGACTGCCCGCCGCCGGCCGCCTCGACATCGCCGTGCACGTCACACCCTCCACCATGGACGTTCCGCTGTCGACGGTGACCCGTACGCACGGCGTCTGGGCCGTACCCTGGGTCCTGCTGGTCCTCGGCCTGCTCGCCGCCGCCCTGGCGGTGGGCGCGATCCGGCGGCGCCGGCCCGGCACCACCCGTCCCGCCGCGCCCGCGACCACCGACGGCCCGGTGGCCGCCACCGCGACACCTGCCGGCCGGGCCGGATGA
- a CDS encoding cytochrome P450 yields the protein MDHQAALASLFLPEGRLDPYPAYDVIRAHAPVFEAFDGRWFVTTHALTSRLLRDPGLRVADAADYDAFWPDWRQNRGVASVVLSMLQTNPPDHTRVRRAAAVTFTARRVAAMRDVVAGQAEDLIEAMPSGTDFMGAFAYPLPIGVICALLGVPEADRQWFRQRAADLTVVLEPISTDEEMRLADVAGRDLEAYFTDLIKERRRAPREDLTSALVAAHDDAPGAGLTGEELLANLVLLLVAGFETTTNLLGTGIQILLSHPGQADRLRADPDLASAFVEEILRYDSPVQLTSRFTTGPLDLGDGVRLGDGAELTLLLGAANRDPARYPDPHRFDPDRPNIQPVSFGGGAHYCLGAPLARLEAQVAFPMLLTRLPRLSLAGTAERRDRLVLRGYATLPVTTD from the coding sequence ATGGATCACCAGGCCGCGCTGGCGTCGCTGTTCCTGCCGGAGGGACGCCTCGACCCGTACCCGGCCTACGACGTGATCCGGGCGCACGCACCGGTCTTCGAGGCGTTCGACGGCCGCTGGTTCGTCACCACCCACGCGCTCACCAGCCGCCTGCTGCGCGACCCGGGCCTGCGCGTGGCGGACGCCGCCGACTACGACGCCTTCTGGCCGGACTGGCGCCAGAACCGCGGGGTCGCCTCGGTCGTGCTGTCCATGTTGCAGACCAACCCGCCGGACCACACCCGGGTACGCCGCGCGGCCGCGGTCACCTTCACCGCCCGCCGCGTCGCCGCGATGCGCGACGTCGTCGCCGGCCAGGCCGAAGACCTGATCGAGGCGATGCCGAGCGGTACGGACTTCATGGGCGCGTTCGCGTATCCGCTGCCGATCGGCGTGATCTGCGCGCTGCTCGGCGTACCGGAGGCCGACCGGCAGTGGTTCCGGCAGCGGGCCGCGGACCTGACCGTGGTGCTGGAGCCGATCAGTACGGACGAGGAGATGCGGCTCGCCGACGTGGCCGGCCGCGACCTCGAGGCGTACTTCACCGATCTGATCAAGGAGCGTCGCCGCGCTCCGCGGGAGGACCTGACGAGTGCGCTCGTCGCCGCGCACGATGACGCTCCCGGCGCCGGGCTGACCGGCGAGGAACTCCTCGCCAACCTGGTGCTGCTGCTGGTCGCCGGCTTCGAGACCACCACCAACCTGCTCGGCACCGGCATCCAGATCCTGCTCTCGCATCCCGGGCAGGCGGACCGGCTGCGCGCCGATCCGGACCTCGCGTCGGCGTTCGTCGAGGAGATCCTGCGGTACGACTCCCCGGTGCAGCTGACCTCGCGGTTCACCACCGGTCCGCTGGATCTCGGCGACGGTGTGCGGCTCGGCGACGGCGCGGAGCTGACCCTGTTGCTCGGCGCCGCCAACCGCGACCCGGCACGCTATCCCGACCCGCACCGGTTCGATCCGGACCGCCCGAACATCCAGCCGGTGTCGTTCGGCGGTGGCGCCCACTACTGCCTCGGCGCGCCACTGGCCCGGCTGGAGGCCCAGGTCGCGTTCCCGATGCTGCTGACCAGGCTGCCCCGGCTGAGCCTGGCCGGCACCGCCGAGCGTCGCGACCGCCTTGTGCTGCGCGGCTACGCCACGCTACCGGTCACCACCGACTGA
- a CDS encoding DUF2855 family protein: MTDSWTLAVRRDDLSHAVLVANPVPGLTDGEALLRVDRVGVTANNVTYGVLGDSFHYWDFFPATAGGLGPEAGLVPLWGFAEVEKSTVDGVEVGQRLYGYLPPAGHLVVRPGRVDGRGFRDVSDHRGHLPSPYNVYRLTTADPIYEAGQEDLLILFRPLFFTSFMLADQLADNGYHGARTLVLSSASSKTAYAAAFELHGRGPRVVGLTSPGNVGFARGLGCYDDVLRYDEVDALALSDTVYLDLSGRPEVRTALRERLGARLVRDIAVGLTFQVPNAASAQAVFFAPAQMRKRTVDWGREGLDARFGDAWRRFSSVVRPWIDVSVGHGPEALRAAWLEVLGGRTPPRTGHVVDLS; this comes from the coding sequence GTGACCGATTCCTGGACGCTCGCCGTCCGCCGTGACGACCTGTCGCACGCCGTACTCGTGGCGAACCCGGTGCCCGGGCTGACCGACGGCGAGGCGCTGCTGCGCGTCGACCGGGTCGGGGTGACGGCGAACAACGTCACCTACGGCGTACTCGGCGACTCGTTCCACTACTGGGACTTCTTCCCGGCGACGGCCGGCGGACTCGGCCCCGAGGCGGGCCTCGTGCCGCTGTGGGGCTTCGCCGAGGTCGAGAAGTCCACCGTGGATGGTGTGGAGGTCGGACAGCGGCTGTACGGCTACCTGCCGCCGGCCGGGCACCTCGTGGTGCGGCCGGGTCGGGTCGACGGCCGCGGTTTCCGGGACGTCAGCGACCACCGGGGCCATCTGCCGTCCCCGTACAACGTCTACCGCCTGACCACGGCCGACCCGATCTACGAGGCCGGCCAGGAGGACCTGCTCATCCTGTTCCGGCCGCTGTTCTTCACCTCGTTCATGCTCGCCGACCAGCTCGCGGACAACGGATACCACGGTGCGCGGACCCTGGTCCTGTCGTCGGCGTCGAGCAAGACCGCCTACGCCGCCGCGTTCGAACTCCACGGCCGGGGTCCCCGGGTCGTGGGCCTCACCTCACCCGGCAACGTCGGGTTCGCCCGCGGCCTCGGCTGCTACGACGACGTCCTGCGGTACGACGAGGTCGACGCCCTCGCACTGTCCGACACCGTGTACCTCGACCTGTCGGGACGCCCCGAGGTCAGGACCGCGCTCCGGGAGCGCCTCGGCGCCCGGCTCGTCCGGGACATCGCGGTCGGCCTCACCTTCCAGGTGCCCAACGCGGCGAGCGCCCAGGCGGTGTTCTTCGCACCGGCGCAGATGCGCAAGCGCACGGTCGACTGGGGCCGCGAGGGGCTCGACGCCCGCTTCGGCGACGCCTGGCGACGGTTCTCGTCCGTGGTCCGCCCCTGGATCGACGTGTCCGTCGGCCACGGCCCGGAGGCGTTGCGCGCGGCGTGGCTCGAGGTGCTCGGCGGCCGTACGCCGCCACGCACCGGGCACGTCGTCGACCTGTCGTAG
- a CDS encoding DUF1622 domain-containing protein: MKGVFGERWLAETVNLLELVVEAAGALIIFTGAMVALVRFVAVGVRKRRSAAFVPVRLSLGRFLTLGLEFQLAADILRTAIAPTLGEIAQLAAIAAIRTALNFFLGREIKEERKELAGAGRDQPAGPADTRRAT; the protein is encoded by the coding sequence ATAAAGGGCGTGTTCGGTGAGCGGTGGCTGGCGGAGACGGTCAATCTGCTGGAACTGGTGGTCGAGGCCGCGGGCGCCCTGATCATCTTCACCGGCGCGATGGTCGCGCTGGTGCGCTTCGTCGCGGTCGGGGTCCGAAAGCGGCGCAGCGCGGCGTTCGTGCCGGTGCGGCTGTCGCTCGGCCGGTTCCTGACCCTCGGCCTGGAATTCCAGCTCGCCGCGGACATCCTGCGTACCGCCATCGCGCCCACCCTGGGCGAGATCGCCCAACTGGCCGCGATCGCGGCGATCCGGACCGCGCTGAACTTCTTCCTCGGCCGCGAGATCAAGGAGGAACGCAAGGAACTCGCCGGCGCCGGCCGTGACCAGCCGGCCGGACCGGCCGACACCCGGCGGGCCACGTGA
- a CDS encoding PEP/pyruvate-binding domain-containing protein, translating to MLVPIADATADTCGGKAGTLGALVRAGLPVPPGVVVPLAAYRAATRDLDVVRLAATRGSAAARRAVTAAPPPPELPGLLASALAALGDPAVAVRSSATSEDTAEASAAGQHDSLLGIRGAPAVTDAVRACWASLWSERATVYRRGSGTGTPEMAVIVQRLLDARASGVMFTSAPADTGATVIEASWGLGASVVEGRVTPDTYRVGVRNTVTRSVADKRTRLDRRGNRIVARAVAAGDRNRPALDDATAVRLARLGRDVATLLGGAQDIEWALVDDRIWLLQARPVTAAPPVASGPAAATEPLTGTPGSRGTATGPARIVRGPDDFGRVRPGDILVCRFTDPAWTPLLRIVAGVVTETGGALSHAAIVAREQGIPAVLGVPGSMDRIPDGLPVTVDGSAGVVRS from the coding sequence ATGCTCGTACCGATCGCGGACGCGACGGCCGACACCTGTGGCGGCAAGGCGGGCACGCTCGGCGCCCTCGTCCGCGCGGGCCTGCCGGTGCCGCCCGGCGTCGTCGTGCCCCTGGCGGCCTACCGCGCCGCGACCCGCGACCTGGACGTCGTGCGCCTCGCCGCCACGCGGGGTTCCGCCGCGGCCCGTCGCGCGGTGACGGCCGCTCCCCCGCCCCCCGAACTACCCGGCCTGCTGGCATCCGCGCTCGCCGCGCTCGGCGACCCGGCCGTCGCGGTACGGTCGTCGGCCACGAGCGAGGACACCGCCGAGGCGTCCGCGGCAGGTCAGCACGACAGCCTCCTCGGGATACGCGGCGCGCCGGCCGTGACGGATGCCGTACGGGCCTGTTGGGCGTCGCTGTGGTCCGAACGGGCCACCGTCTACCGGCGGGGATCCGGTACGGGCACACCGGAGATGGCGGTGATCGTCCAGCGGCTCCTGGACGCCCGGGCATCGGGTGTCATGTTCACGTCCGCACCGGCGGACACCGGGGCGACGGTGATCGAGGCATCCTGGGGGCTCGGCGCGAGCGTCGTCGAAGGCCGTGTCACACCGGACACGTACCGGGTCGGCGTGCGGAACACGGTCACCCGGTCGGTCGCCGACAAGCGGACCCGCCTCGACCGGCGCGGAAACCGGATCGTCGCCCGCGCCGTCGCCGCCGGCGACCGGAACCGACCCGCGCTCGACGACGCGACCGCCGTACGACTCGCCCGCCTCGGCCGGGACGTGGCCACGCTGCTCGGCGGGGCACAGGACATCGAATGGGCACTCGTCGACGACCGGATCTGGCTGCTCCAGGCCCGCCCGGTGACCGCCGCGCCACCCGTGGCGTCGGGCCCGGCGGCGGCGACCGAACCGCTGACCGGCACGCCCGGCAGCCGGGGAACGGCCACCGGGCCGGCCAGAATCGTCCGCGGCCCCGACGACTTCGGGCGGGTGCGGCCCGGTGACATCCTCGTCTGCCGCTTCACCGACCCCGCCTGGACGCCCCTGCTCCGGATCGTGGCGGGCGTCGTGACCGAAACCGGGGGCGCGCTGTCACACGCGGCGATCGTCGCCCGCGAGCAGGGCATCCCCGCCGTCCTCGGCGTGCCCGGCTCGATGGACCGGATACCCGACGGGCTTCCCGTCACCGTGGACGGGTCCGCCGGTGTCGTACGGTCGTGA
- a CDS encoding transcriptional regulator, producing the protein MTRDSSPDLLVLHAVRLRGFADTPALAHRFGLDPGPTGKSLRDHEARGLVQRTEFAGTAGWSLTDAGRAENERLLAAELAQTADPDAVRRAYGTFLPLNGLLRNACTDWQLRPTPDDPLASNDHTDPAWDAGVIHELAVLARALTPVADRLGKVLTRFRGYDTRFSAALARARAGDTAWVDRTDVDSCHRVWFELHEDLIATLGIDRGAEPDTAVTMDRGHDRSGPGGAPPFA; encoded by the coding sequence GTGACCCGGGATTCGTCGCCGGACCTGCTCGTGCTGCACGCGGTGCGACTCAGGGGCTTCGCGGACACCCCGGCGCTCGCGCACCGCTTCGGGCTCGACCCGGGCCCGACCGGGAAGTCGCTGCGTGACCACGAGGCACGCGGCCTGGTTCAACGCACGGAGTTCGCCGGTACGGCCGGATGGTCCCTCACCGACGCGGGCCGGGCCGAGAACGAGCGGCTGCTCGCGGCCGAACTCGCGCAGACCGCCGACCCGGACGCCGTACGTCGCGCCTACGGCACCTTCCTCCCGCTGAACGGCCTCCTGCGCAACGCCTGCACCGACTGGCAACTCCGCCCGACGCCGGACGACCCGCTCGCCAGCAACGACCACACCGACCCGGCCTGGGACGCCGGCGTCATTCACGAACTCGCCGTCCTGGCCCGGGCGCTGACCCCTGTCGCCGACCGGCTCGGAAAGGTCCTCACCAGGTTCCGTGGCTACGACACGCGATTCTCCGCGGCCCTGGCCCGGGCCCGCGCCGGGGACACCGCCTGGGTCGACCGGACCGACGTCGACTCCTGCCACCGCGTGTGGTTCGAACTGCACGAGGACCTGATCGCCACACTCGGCATCGACCGTGGCGCGGAGCCCGACACCGCTGTCACCATGGATCGCGGGCACGACCGCTCCGGTCCGGGCGGCGCGCCACCGTTCGCGTAG
- a CDS encoding AAA family ATPase, with protein MRVGISGTHGTGKTTLVEALCAHLPGHVAADEPYHLLEEEGYEFQFPPSPEDYRALMACAVRSLCAPAPSGTIFDRTPLDYLAYLAATGADPTEQADAAALRPAFASLDLLVVTVITPETERVLPAAELPGLRTRTNDALLELVYDDPLNAWEDIPVLELSGPLDGRLDAVLAALRQTRRSSPSRF; from the coding sequence ATGCGGGTCGGGATCTCCGGGACGCACGGGACCGGGAAGACGACGCTGGTCGAGGCGCTGTGCGCGCACCTGCCGGGGCACGTCGCGGCGGACGAGCCGTACCACCTGCTCGAAGAGGAGGGATACGAGTTCCAGTTTCCGCCGTCGCCGGAGGATTACCGGGCGCTGATGGCCTGCGCCGTACGGAGCCTCTGCGCACCGGCACCGTCGGGAACGATCTTCGACCGGACCCCGTTGGACTACCTCGCATACCTGGCCGCGACCGGCGCGGACCCCACGGAGCAGGCCGACGCCGCGGCACTCCGCCCGGCGTTCGCGAGCCTCGACCTGCTGGTCGTCACCGTGATCACGCCGGAGACGGAACGGGTACTGCCGGCGGCGGAGCTGCCCGGCCTGCGTACGCGGACGAACGACGCGCTGCTTGAGCTGGTCTACGACGACCCGCTGAACGCCTGGGAGGACATCCCGGTGCTGGAGCTGAGCGGACCGCTCGACGGTCGGCTGGACGCGGTCCTCGCCGCCCTGAGGCAGACCCGGCGAAGCAGTCCGAGTCGTTTTTAG
- a CDS encoding HtaA domain-containing protein, with translation MGRLGAGTTRRSPLRWVTAVALGGATALFVVAPASAAPVDVTAGSLDWGFKASFRSYVATGNGNPPIAASDGATRNADGTFRFSYHDGSYDAAAGTATVHYDGTVVFSYPAHFFTITMANPTVVLDGAAGSLRADVDLTVTGGGFEPISVDQAEIATLATGTPQSDGSTVTWSNLTTTMTEIGASAFAGFYGAGTALDPATVRISTSGGPAGPAVTVTPATGVDPAGTTATVTGSGFDPQAANGNGIYVAFGPKNDADYWVNSRRYKSVKWVNKNVTTPGGGQDILNADGTFDTTLEVAARYTDGNGNEVDCTAVQCYILTFAAHGSADRSQDTFTPVSFTTPVAGSADQEITAEVRQTGPLTLAVAGSTVALGAVEPGGTATGALNTVTVRDQRGTNAGWSLVGQVEQFTGSLGGTIAADNLGWVPNASFVDDGLVSTPGVVTPGAPANPGEGTGLGTARTLCSSAAGASGGQFECGAQLNLGVPASSTPGDYTATLTVTLS, from the coding sequence ATGGGCAGACTCGGCGCCGGAACCACCCGGCGCAGTCCGCTACGTTGGGTAACGGCCGTCGCACTCGGCGGGGCCACCGCCCTCTTCGTGGTCGCCCCGGCGTCAGCCGCCCCGGTGGACGTCACCGCCGGCAGCCTCGACTGGGGTTTCAAGGCGTCGTTCCGCAGCTACGTCGCCACCGGCAACGGCAATCCACCGATCGCGGCCAGTGACGGGGCGACCCGCAACGCCGACGGCACGTTCCGGTTCTCCTACCACGACGGCAGCTACGACGCCGCCGCCGGGACGGCGACCGTCCACTACGACGGCACGGTCGTGTTCTCGTACCCGGCGCACTTCTTCACGATCACCATGGCCAACCCGACGGTGGTCCTCGACGGCGCGGCCGGGTCGCTGCGCGCCGACGTCGACCTGACCGTCACCGGCGGTGGCTTCGAACCGATCTCGGTCGACCAGGCCGAGATCGCGACACTGGCCACCGGCACCCCCCAGTCCGACGGTTCCACCGTGACGTGGTCCAACCTGACCACGACGATGACCGAGATCGGGGCGTCGGCGTTCGCCGGCTTCTACGGTGCCGGCACCGCCCTCGACCCGGCGACGGTACGGATCAGCACGTCGGGCGGCCCGGCCGGCCCGGCGGTCACCGTGACCCCCGCCACCGGCGTCGACCCGGCGGGAACGACGGCGACGGTCACCGGCTCCGGGTTCGACCCGCAGGCGGCGAACGGCAACGGGATCTACGTGGCCTTCGGTCCGAAGAACGACGCCGACTACTGGGTCAACTCCCGCCGCTACAAGTCGGTCAAGTGGGTCAACAAGAACGTCACGACACCCGGCGGCGGCCAGGACATCCTGAACGCCGACGGCACGTTCGACACGACCCTGGAGGTGGCGGCCCGGTACACCGACGGGAACGGCAACGAGGTCGACTGCACCGCGGTGCAGTGCTACATCCTGACCTTCGCCGCGCACGGCTCGGCCGACCGCAGCCAGGACACCTTCACCCCGGTCAGCTTCACGACCCCGGTGGCCGGCAGCGCCGACCAGGAGATCACCGCCGAGGTACGCCAGACGGGCCCGCTCACGCTCGCCGTGGCCGGTTCGACGGTCGCCCTGGGCGCGGTCGAGCCGGGCGGCACCGCGACCGGTGCCCTCAACACGGTCACGGTCAGGGACCAGCGCGGCACCAACGCGGGCTGGAGCCTCGTCGGGCAGGTGGAGCAGTTCACCGGCTCGCTGGGCGGGACCATCGCCGCGGACAACCTCGGCTGGGTGCCGAACGCGTCGTTCGTCGACGACGGACTGGTCAGCACCCCCGGGGTGGTGACCCCGGGTGCTCCGGCCAACCCGGGTGAGGGCACCGGCCTGGGTACGGCCCGCACGCTGTGCTCGTCGGCCGCCGGCGCCAGCGGTGGGCAGTTCGAGTGTGGGGCGCAGCTCAACCTCGGCGTACCGGCGTCCAGCACGCCGGGCGACTACACCGCGACGCTGACCGTCACCCTGTCCTGA
- a CDS encoding anhydro-N-acetylmuramic acid kinase gives MLIVGLMSGTSYDAVDVAAARFRRDGDTLWMSPLGTVGLPFDDALRDAVAGVLPPGSTTIEAVCRLDTRLGQVFADAAAAGVELAGGAADLVVSPGQTVFHWVADGRAMGTLQLGAPSFVAARTGLPVLSDLRGADIAVGGQGAPLVPAFDALLLAPDPDRPVPDRDGPRAALNLGGIANLTVVAPDRPVTGYDVGPANALIDAAAARYHAAPYDRDGRFAAAGTVDPDLLALLLAEPYLRRPPPKSTGKELFHAGYLDDRLAAHGRAVRPDDVIATLTELTARTVAAECDRHGVTEVVAAGGGVRNPVLMSRLRDLGTGRWTLRTTDDWGIPAQAKEAYAFALLGWLSAHGLPGALPSVTGARTAAVLGSWTPGPPPGPARRTGGPPRRLRVQS, from the coding sequence ATGCTGATCGTCGGGTTGATGTCGGGTACCTCGTACGACGCGGTCGACGTCGCCGCCGCGAGGTTCCGCCGGGACGGCGACACACTGTGGATGAGCCCGCTCGGCACGGTCGGCCTGCCGTTCGACGACGCGCTGCGGGACGCCGTCGCGGGTGTGCTGCCGCCCGGGTCGACGACCATCGAGGCGGTCTGCCGGCTCGACACCCGACTCGGCCAGGTCTTCGCCGACGCGGCGGCGGCCGGGGTCGAGCTGGCCGGTGGCGCCGCCGACCTGGTCGTCTCGCCCGGGCAGACCGTCTTCCACTGGGTCGCCGACGGCCGGGCGATGGGGACCCTCCAGCTCGGCGCACCGTCCTTCGTGGCGGCCCGTACCGGGCTTCCGGTCCTGTCCGACCTGCGTGGTGCCGACATCGCGGTCGGCGGACAGGGTGCCCCGCTCGTCCCCGCCTTCGACGCGCTGCTGCTGGCGCCGGACCCGGACCGGCCGGTGCCGGACCGGGACGGCCCCCGGGCAGCGCTCAACCTCGGCGGCATCGCCAACCTCACCGTTGTCGCACCGGACCGGCCGGTGACCGGGTACGACGTCGGGCCGGCCAACGCGCTGATCGACGCCGCCGCGGCGCGCTACCACGCGGCGCCGTACGACCGGGACGGCCGCTTCGCGGCGGCCGGCACCGTCGACCCGGACCTGCTCGCGCTGCTGCTCGCCGAGCCCTACCTGCGCCGGCCCCCGCCCAAGTCGACCGGCAAGGAGCTCTTCCACGCCGGCTACCTCGACGACCGGCTGGCAGCGCACGGCCGGGCGGTCCGGCCGGACGACGTGATCGCCACGCTCACCGAACTCACCGCGCGTACGGTCGCGGCCGAGTGCGACCGGCACGGCGTCACCGAGGTGGTGGCGGCCGGTGGCGGGGTCCGTAATCCGGTGCTCATGTCCCGGCTGCGGGACCTCGGAACCGGCCGGTGGACGCTGCGGACCACCGACGACTGGGGGATACCGGCCCAGGCGAAGGAGGCGTACGCGTTCGCGCTGTTGGGCTGGCTGTCCGCGCACGGGCTTCCGGGCGCGCTGCCGTCGGTCACCGGGGCCCGTACCGCCGCCGTGCTCGGGTCGTGGACACCGGGGCCGCCACCGGGGCCGGCGCGGCGGACCGGGGGACCGCCGCGGCGATTGCGTGTGCAGAGCTGA